A genomic window from Vagococcus sp. CY52-2 includes:
- a CDS encoding YitT family protein, which translates to MKRFSKDSSTIADYTRKLTVIFLYALLYAIALNMFWHPASIYTGGITGFSQIVNTVFDKWFGVNWSISVIYYLMNLPFLIYGWRKMNKEIVIFTLISVTAASLAISIVPEIVLTKDPIICALFGGAIGGSSLGLALKNGIATGGLDIGIIVIRRKTGRSIGSISMVINGIIVIAAGYLFGFPYAFYSLLSIIVSGKVTDFIFTKQQKMQALIITRQPEKVIAELKVRLLRGVTILNEAEGAYDHREKVVLLTVITRYEMPLLEEAIKEADNEAFVSISENVHTIGKFDDFEF; encoded by the coding sequence ATGAAACGATTTAGCAAGGACTCTAGTACCATTGCTGATTATACTCGTAAATTAACGGTTATATTTTTATACGCGTTATTATACGCGATTGCTTTGAACATGTTTTGGCATCCAGCTTCAATCTATACTGGTGGAATCACTGGTTTTTCTCAAATAGTAAACACTGTTTTTGACAAATGGTTTGGCGTTAATTGGTCAATATCGGTCATTTATTATTTGATGAATCTACCATTTTTAATTTATGGTTGGAGAAAAATGAATAAAGAAATTGTCATTTTTACTTTAATAAGTGTGACAGCCGCATCCCTTGCAATTAGCATTGTACCTGAAATTGTACTAACTAAAGACCCAATTATTTGTGCACTGTTTGGTGGGGCTATTGGAGGGAGTTCTCTAGGATTAGCTTTAAAAAATGGTATTGCTACAGGTGGACTTGATATTGGGATTATTGTGATTCGACGCAAGACAGGGCGTAGTATCGGCTCAATTTCGATGGTAATCAACGGGATTATTGTAATAGCAGCAGGCTATCTATTTGGTTTTCCATATGCTTTTTATAGTTTGCTATCCATTATTGTGAGTGGAAAAGTGACTGATTTTATTTTTACTAAACAACAAAAAATGCAAGCTTTAATCATTACTAGACAGCCTGAAAAAGTGATCGCCGAACTTAAGGTGCGATTACTTCGAGGTGTGACGATTTTAAATGAAGCAGAAGGAGCGTATGATCACCGTGAAAAAGTGGTTCTTTTGACGGTTATTACACGTTATGAAATGCCGTTATTGGAAGAAGCAATCAAAGAAGCGGATAATGAGGCCTTTGTTAGTATCTCAGAAAATGTCCACACAATTGGAAAATTTGATGATTTTGAATTTTAA
- the hutI gene encoding imidazolonepropionase, with protein MKADKLLVHFSQIFSPIDKQRALKGAEMSEATIIEDGYIAIKNGKILKIGSGTPDDSLIGDHTKIHDYKGKLATPGLIDCHTHLVYGGSRENEFAKKLNGVSYLDILKEGGGILSTVRSTKSASFDTLYNKSSHLLDEMLIHGVTTVEAKSGYGLDWETEKKQMNVVKELNHTHPIDLVSTFMAAHAIPEEFNGNGDAFIDHIISEMLPKVKEEKLADFCDIFCETGVFTAEQSRRLLQAAKDLDFKLRIHADEIDSIGGVDVAAELETVSAEHLMAATDEGIKKMGEAGVIGNLLPGTTFSLMADTYAPAKKMLDAGMAITLSTDSNPGSCPTANIQFIMQLGCFKMHLTPIQVFNAVTINAAYSVGLGESIGSFTEGKRADIAVFDAPNIDYPLYFFATNLVKDVYKNGELVSKNRQLV; from the coding sequence ATGAAAGCAGATAAACTATTAGTACACTTTAGTCAAATTTTTTCACCGATAGATAAACAACGAGCATTAAAGGGAGCAGAAATGTCTGAAGCAACCATTATTGAAGATGGTTACATTGCCATTAAAAATGGTAAAATTTTAAAAATTGGTAGTGGGACTCCTGACGACTCTCTAATTGGTGATCATACTAAAATCCATGATTATAAAGGAAAACTTGCAACACCAGGATTGATTGATTGTCATACTCACTTAGTATATGGTGGCAGCCGTGAAAATGAATTTGCCAAAAAATTAAATGGTGTCTCTTACTTAGATATTTTAAAAGAAGGTGGCGGTATTTTAAGTACTGTACGCTCAACAAAGAGTGCTTCTTTTGACACGCTTTATAATAAATCAAGTCATTTATTAGATGAAATGTTAATCCATGGTGTGACAACAGTAGAAGCCAAAAGTGGTTATGGTCTTGATTGGGAAACAGAAAAAAAACAAATGAATGTGGTAAAAGAATTAAATCATACTCATCCAATTGACTTAGTCTCAACATTTATGGCAGCCCATGCTATTCCAGAAGAATTTAATGGTAACGGTGATGCATTCATTGACCATATTATTTCAGAAATGCTTCCAAAAGTAAAAGAAGAAAAATTAGCTGATTTTTGTGATATTTTCTGTGAAACAGGAGTATTTACAGCAGAACAATCTCGTCGCTTACTTCAAGCAGCAAAAGACTTAGACTTCAAATTGCGTATTCATGCTGATGAAATCGACTCAATCGGTGGAGTTGATGTGGCGGCAGAACTTGAAACAGTGAGTGCAGAACATTTAATGGCTGCTACTGATGAAGGAATTAAAAAAATGGGTGAAGCAGGTGTTATTGGTAACTTATTACCAGGAACGACTTTCAGTTTAATGGCTGATACTTACGCTCCTGCCAAAAAAATGTTAGATGCTGGTATGGCCATTACATTGTCTACTGACTCAAATCCTGGAAGCTGCCCGACAGCTAATATCCAATTTATTATGCAACTTGGTTGTTTCAAAATGCATTTAACACCAATCCAAGTATTTAATGCCGTGACAATCAATGCTGCTTACTCAGTTGGTTTAGGGGAATCAATCGGAAGTTTCACAGAAGGAAAACGTGCTGACATTGCCGTATTTGATGCACCAAATATTGATTATCCATTATATTTCTTTGCAACAAACTTAGTCAAAGATGTTTATAAAAATGGAGAATTGGTTTCAAAAAATCGACAACTTGTGTAA
- a CDS encoding urocanate hydratase, whose translation MIKNTDISKAMTIKLPDVLPDMPKFEEGIRRAPDRGFRLTEAQTELALKNALRYVPEQFHDQMIPEFLEELKTRGRIYGYRWYPKERIYGKPIDEYKGKCTAAKAMQVMIDNNLDFDIALYPYELVTYGETGQVCSNWMQYQLIKRYLEEMTDEQTLVLESGHPLGLFASKKDAPRVIITNGLLVGEYDNIHDWEIAEQMGVTNYGQMTAGGWMYIGPQGIVHGTFNTLLNAGRLKLGIPDDGDLTGKLFITSGLGGMSGAQGKAGEIAKSVTIVAEVDRSRIDTRLEQGWISHVTETPEETMTLAKEYLDNKDSTSIAYHGNVVDLLEYVDKHDIHVDLLSDQTSCHNVYEGGYCPVGITFEERTRLLAEDQDTFRKMIDDTLERHFNVIKSLTSKGTYFFDYGNSFMKAIYDTGIKEISKNGVDDKDGFIWPSYVEDIMGPMLFDYGYGPFRWVCLSRKHEDLKATDRAAMEVIDPTRRYQDRDNYNWIRDAEDNKLVVGTEARILYQDAMGRVNIALKFNEMVRRGEIGPVMIGRDHHDVSGTDSPFRETSNIKDGSNVTADMATQCYAGNAARGMSLIALHNGGGVGIGKSINGGFGLVLDGTELTDDIIKSAIAWDTMGGVARRSWARNDHAIETSMEYNEVRKGSDHITIPYLADDEKVKSAVSDLFK comes from the coding sequence ATGATTAAAAATACTGATATTAGTAAAGCAATGACGATTAAATTGCCAGATGTGTTACCAGATATGCCGAAATTCGAAGAAGGCATTCGTCGTGCCCCAGACAGAGGATTCCGTTTAACTGAAGCACAAACTGAATTAGCATTAAAAAATGCGCTTCGTTATGTACCAGAACAATTTCATGATCAAATGATTCCAGAATTCTTAGAAGAATTAAAAACAAGAGGTCGTATTTATGGCTATCGTTGGTATCCAAAAGAACGCATCTATGGTAAACCAATAGATGAGTATAAGGGAAAATGTACTGCAGCTAAAGCAATGCAAGTGATGATTGATAATAACTTAGATTTTGACATTGCACTATATCCTTATGAATTAGTGACTTATGGTGAAACAGGCCAAGTCTGTTCAAACTGGATGCAGTATCAATTAATTAAACGTTACTTAGAAGAGATGACTGATGAACAAACATTGGTTCTTGAATCTGGTCACCCATTAGGCTTATTTGCTTCTAAAAAAGATGCTCCAAGAGTCATCATCACAAATGGTTTACTTGTTGGGGAATATGACAATATTCACGACTGGGAAATCGCAGAACAAATGGGTGTCACAAACTACGGACAAATGACTGCTGGAGGATGGATGTACATTGGTCCTCAAGGGATTGTTCACGGAACATTTAATACATTATTAAATGCCGGTCGTTTGAAATTAGGAATTCCAGACGATGGAGATTTAACTGGAAAACTATTCATAACATCAGGTTTAGGTGGTATGAGTGGGGCTCAAGGTAAAGCTGGTGAGATTGCTAAATCAGTGACAATTGTAGCTGAAGTTGACCGCTCTCGTATCGATACTCGTTTAGAACAAGGATGGATTAGTCATGTGACTGAAACACCAGAAGAAACAATGACATTAGCTAAAGAATATTTAGATAACAAAGATTCAACATCTATTGCTTATCATGGTAATGTTGTTGACTTACTTGAATATGTTGACAAACATGATATCCATGTTGATTTATTATCAGACCAAACCTCTTGTCATAACGTATATGAAGGTGGTTATTGTCCAGTAGGTATCACATTTGAAGAAAGAACTCGTTTACTTGCTGAGGATCAAGATACATTTAGAAAAATGATTGATGATACATTAGAACGTCACTTTAACGTGATCAAATCATTAACAAGCAAAGGAACTTACTTCTTTGACTATGGTAACTCATTTATGAAAGCTATCTATGATACAGGAATTAAAGAAATTTCTAAAAACGGTGTGGATGATAAAGATGGATTTATCTGGCCATCATATGTAGAAGACATTATGGGACCTATGTTATTTGATTATGGTTATGGTCCATTTAGATGGGTATGTTTATCACGTAAACATGAAGACTTAAAGGCAACAGATAGAGCAGCTATGGAAGTTATCGATCCAACTCGTCGTTATCAAGACCGTGATAACTACAACTGGATTCGTGATGCTGAAGATAACAAATTAGTTGTTGGAACAGAAGCTCGTATATTATATCAAGATGCAATGGGACGAGTGAATATTGCGCTTAAATTTAACGAAATGGTTCGCCGTGGGGAAATTGGGCCTGTGATGATTGGTCGTGACCATCATGACGTATCTGGAACAGACTCACCATTCCGTGAAACATCAAATATTAAAGATGGGAGCAATGTAACGGCTGATATGGCAACACAATGTTACGCAGGGAATGCTGCTCGTGGTATGAGTTTAATCGCTTTACATAACGGTGGTGGTGTTGGTATTGGTAAATCTATCAACGGTGGCTTTGGTCTAGTATTAGATGGAACTGAATTAACAGACGACATCATCAAATCTGCGATTGCATGGGACACTATGGGTGGAGTTGCTCGTCGTAGTTGGGCAAGAAATGACCATGCGATTGAAACATCAATGGAATATAATGAAGTGAGAAAAGGATCAGATCATATCACGATTCCATATTTAGCTGATGATGAAAAAGTAAAATCAGCAGTAAGTGATTTATTTAAATAA
- a CDS encoding AAA family ATPase: MGNYLNCRLFGTPEVSLDGEIVLFSFSKINAMLYYLLINKTVSRDELSGLLWPDKSDKNAKKNLRNAIYQANKSLGMELIISPNKSLLMLNDTINFTSDVAQFTQDPETYYYLYKGEFLKGFYLKECEGFDFWVVRMKRFFEKKFVETVHRRIEQDIANGVNEHVEEAIEQLMFIDEFNEINYQYLMTFYQQQSRDNKVVDVYHKLSNLLKSELGVTPNKQTKVIYETSLERILSENTTNNQRFSSLFYGRSEELQQLSVNFAAFKSRQSYQSVVVRGEAGIGKSALINRAIDSVSDEFKVIETQCYQAEENHLLRPWKKIIDQLTVIIENQELIDPLVWQKVIRKVFPSFTQPFLEVISHGETEPYKEKMLSDLMIEAINKLSQQQQLIFLFDDIQWMDESSLDLLTTVMLHCHTNAMFLMSARSVERYPLDKFINTLKQSGKLAVINLEPFSYEETDGFIRKKLPHFDVTTTIVDNVYQHTEGNLFFLIEYVSLLNSNMNLNTMTVKMKDALRNRFLYLTEKEQELVSIISYFYDYALIDSLVFLTNRSSYDIVAMIESLVSKNILVEKVVRDKIATSFTHVKLREFVYMNQSLAKKRVLHHRIAEFLELQLKPGGNDILQYDTIAYHYKHGKDELSGLKYRLKYFEGYLGFYHELFPVEGQYGVDPFSFNKEWATEQFAKINQRLTQLSPDDKQTNVYNLLRLQYLYLEGRFLIKYGEYERGVANIQSVLIRARELNESSYLLNGYKQMIYYYIQINEPKEMIYYIELALDLSIRENNHQSIGILLRLKGLYHMMSGNNTVAEKLLKESINTFMLTDEISKKYSVSIAAAYNYLGEIRMNNGAYQDAVGMFEKAIDLCQSNQALSSLTIFYINVGVALFALENYEEAEIYFLKAEEIFSSLNFYWKRAKLDAYLSILYAQKNHMQKSQFYLIQGEKHAKRMGNCRDIGMVEYAKYINYHVYHHDAIDDFLPVETICEYLNDYQDAYEISKLKEIR; encoded by the coding sequence ATGGGAAATTATTTAAATTGTCGATTGTTTGGAACACCAGAAGTAAGTTTAGATGGTGAGATTGTTTTGTTTTCTTTTTCTAAAATCAATGCTATGCTTTATTATTTATTAATTAATAAAACTGTTAGTCGTGATGAATTATCAGGACTGTTATGGCCAGATAAGAGTGATAAGAATGCAAAAAAAAATCTTCGAAACGCCATTTACCAAGCAAATAAAAGTTTAGGCATGGAGCTAATTATTTCTCCAAATAAATCATTGTTAATGTTAAATGACACAATTAACTTCACAAGTGATGTGGCGCAATTTACTCAGGATCCTGAAACGTATTATTATCTTTATAAAGGTGAATTTTTGAAAGGGTTTTATTTAAAAGAATGTGAAGGATTTGATTTTTGGGTTGTTAGGATGAAACGCTTTTTTGAGAAAAAGTTCGTTGAGACCGTTCATCGCCGAATAGAACAAGATATTGCCAATGGTGTGAATGAGCATGTGGAAGAAGCGATTGAACAATTAATGTTTATTGATGAATTTAATGAAATTAACTATCAGTATTTGATGACTTTTTATCAACAACAAAGCCGAGATAATAAAGTAGTAGATGTTTATCATAAGTTATCAAATTTGTTGAAATCAGAGCTTGGCGTTACACCAAACAAACAAACAAAAGTCATTTATGAAACGTCACTTGAGAGGATTTTGTCAGAAAATACGACTAACAATCAACGTTTTTCATCACTATTTTATGGTCGTTCAGAAGAGTTACAACAATTATCAGTCAATTTTGCGGCTTTTAAAAGTCGTCAGTCTTATCAATCTGTGGTGGTTCGTGGTGAAGCAGGTATTGGAAAAAGTGCGTTGATAAATCGGGCGATAGATAGCGTGTCAGATGAGTTTAAAGTCATCGAAACACAGTGCTATCAAGCAGAAGAAAATCATTTGTTACGTCCATGGAAAAAAATTATTGATCAATTGACGGTTATAATAGAAAATCAAGAATTAATCGATCCACTTGTTTGGCAAAAAGTGATTCGAAAAGTTTTTCCTAGTTTTACTCAACCGTTTCTTGAAGTGATTTCGCATGGAGAGACAGAACCTTACAAGGAAAAGATGTTATCAGATTTGATGATAGAAGCTATTAACAAGTTATCTCAACAACAACAACTTATTTTCTTATTTGATGATATTCAGTGGATGGATGAATCTAGTTTAGATTTGTTGACGACTGTTATGCTACATTGCCATACAAATGCGATGTTTCTGATGTCCGCTAGAAGTGTTGAGCGTTATCCATTGGACAAATTTATCAATACATTAAAACAGAGTGGTAAGTTAGCAGTTATCAATCTAGAACCTTTCTCATATGAGGAAACAGATGGATTTATTCGCAAAAAATTGCCGCATTTTGATGTGACCACTACAATAGTCGACAATGTGTATCAACATACGGAAGGAAACTTATTTTTCCTAATTGAGTACGTGTCCCTATTAAATAGCAATATGAATTTAAATACCATGACAGTGAAGATGAAAGATGCTTTACGAAATCGCTTTTTATATCTAACAGAAAAAGAACAAGAACTAGTGTCTATTATTTCTTATTTTTATGATTATGCCTTAATTGATAGTCTGGTGTTTTTAACCAATAGATCAAGTTATGACATCGTGGCGATGATTGAAAGCCTCGTATCAAAAAATATCCTAGTTGAAAAAGTGGTTAGAGATAAAATTGCGACAAGTTTTACTCATGTTAAGTTACGGGAGTTTGTTTATATGAATCAATCTCTTGCTAAAAAACGTGTACTTCATCACCGCATTGCTGAATTTTTAGAATTGCAACTTAAACCTGGAGGCAATGATATTCTTCAGTATGACACGATAGCCTATCACTACAAACATGGAAAAGATGAATTAAGTGGTTTGAAATATCGTCTAAAATATTTTGAAGGGTACCTGGGTTTTTATCATGAGCTATTCCCAGTTGAAGGACAATACGGTGTGGATCCATTTAGTTTCAACAAAGAATGGGCAACAGAGCAATTTGCGAAAATTAATCAACGATTAACACAATTAAGTCCAGATGATAAACAAACAAATGTATATAACTTACTCAGACTTCAATATTTGTACCTGGAAGGTCGTTTTTTGATAAAATATGGAGAGTATGAGCGAGGTGTGGCAAACATTCAAAGCGTGTTGATTAGAGCAAGAGAATTAAACGAGAGCTCTTATTTATTAAATGGGTATAAGCAAATGATTTATTATTATATTCAGATAAATGAACCTAAAGAGATGATTTATTACATAGAACTGGCTTTGGATTTGTCGATTCGAGAAAACAATCATCAATCAATCGGTATTTTATTACGTCTTAAGGGACTTTATCATATGATGAGCGGTAATAATACGGTGGCTGAGAAGTTACTAAAAGAGTCTATTAATACGTTTATGTTGACTGATGAAATCAGTAAAAAGTATTCAGTGAGCATTGCAGCAGCCTACAACTACTTAGGTGAAATACGGATGAATAATGGAGCGTACCAAGATGCTGTGGGTATGTTTGAAAAAGCCATTGATTTGTGTCAAAGTAATCAAGCACTCTCAAGTTTAACAATATTCTATATTAATGTTGGCGTGGCGTTGTTTGCTTTAGAAAATTATGAAGAAGCAGAAATCTATTTCTTAAAAGCAGAAGAAATTTTTTCTAGTCTAAATTTTTACTGGAAACGAGCTAAATTGGATGCATATCTTTCTATTTTGTATGCGCAAAAGAATCATATGCAGAAATCTCAATTTTATTTAATTCAAGGTGAAAAGCACGCAAAACGGATGGGGAATTGTCGTGATATAGGTATGGTAGAATATGCAAAATATATCAATTATCACGTGTACCATCATGACGCTATAGATGATTTTTTACCAGTTGAAACGATTTGTGAGTATTTAAATGACTACCAAGATGCTTATGAAATTAGTAAATTAAAAGAAATTAGATAA
- a CDS encoding gluconokinase — protein sequence MYPLAIDVGTTNIKLQIFEKDTIIEELVLPIETFTDRGSRVFQSPAHIYRQIVRGIRTMTQEGYNIDSIVLTTAMHSIMPIVEGRDEEMYIWLDAQSKPFVETIKSEKNYLNYYKKTGTPIHEMSPFAKIGHFQKEKWFNDVIRWVGMKDYLMERLTGEFVVDYSIASATGLFNIHDKKWDDTILKKVGTDESMLAKLVDTDYSAPLLEDVADELFLTPNIPVYIGASDGCLASYASYVANGTLNTITIGTSGAVRKLSKTIELDDKGQTFCYYLNDTYWVIGGATNNGGQIMTWAENVFFEGQSIYQELNHSLSQSPIGSDGLLFFPYLTGERAPIWQSTPQGKYIGLSLQHTKHHMVRSIVEGIFYNLRYISELIELEPREITVNGGFFANELLAMMAADIFGQNVVQSVYNEPNFGAVSLIHPVKSFLLSDHRRTFYTEDNHHLYNHSYESFKKEIETNIINK from the coding sequence ATGTATCCTTTAGCGATTGACGTTGGGACAACCAATATTAAGTTACAAATTTTTGAAAAAGACACGATTATAGAAGAACTAGTCTTACCGATAGAAACATTTACAGATAGAGGAAGTAGAGTTTTCCAAAGTCCAGCTCACATTTATCGTCAAATTGTACGAGGTATTCGTACCATGACACAAGAGGGTTACAACATTGATTCAATCGTTTTGACAACAGCTATGCATAGTATTATGCCAATAGTTGAGGGACGAGACGAAGAGATGTATATTTGGCTAGATGCACAAAGCAAGCCATTTGTTGAAACAATAAAATCAGAAAAAAACTATCTAAATTATTATAAAAAAACGGGCACACCCATTCACGAGATGTCACCTTTTGCAAAAATTGGGCATTTCCAAAAAGAAAAATGGTTTAACGATGTTATTCGGTGGGTTGGAATGAAAGATTACTTAATGGAACGATTGACAGGAGAATTTGTCGTAGATTATTCCATTGCCTCAGCAACAGGCTTATTTAATATCCATGATAAGAAATGGGATGACACCATTTTGAAAAAAGTTGGAACAGATGAATCAATGTTAGCTAAGTTAGTTGATACGGATTATTCTGCCCCACTCCTTGAAGATGTTGCGGATGAATTATTCTTAACACCAAATATCCCAGTTTATATTGGTGCAAGTGACGGTTGTTTAGCGAGTTATGCTAGTTATGTCGCAAATGGTACGCTTAATACCATCACGATTGGAACGAGTGGCGCGGTGCGTAAATTATCTAAAACAATTGAGTTAGATGATAAAGGACAGACGTTTTGCTATTACTTAAACGATACTTATTGGGTCATTGGTGGTGCGACAAATAATGGCGGACAAATTATGACATGGGCTGAAAATGTCTTTTTTGAAGGTCAGTCTATTTATCAAGAGCTAAATCATTCTCTTAGTCAATCACCAATCGGAAGTGACGGGCTACTATTTTTCCCTTATTTAACAGGAGAACGTGCCCCAATTTGGCAATCAACTCCTCAAGGAAAATACATTGGACTAAGTTTACAACACACTAAACATCATATGGTTAGAAGTATAGTCGAAGGTATTTTTTATAATTTACGCTATATCAGTGAATTAATTGAATTAGAGCCACGAGAAATTACTGTGAATGGCGGCTTTTTTGCGAATGAGTTATTAGCCATGATGGCGGCTGATATTTTTGGTCAAAATGTTGTTCAATCGGTTTATAATGAACCAAATTTTGGAGCAGTGAGCCTAATTCATCCAGTTAAGTCGTTTTTATTATCAGACCATCGTCGAACATTTTATACGGAAGATAACCATCATTTATATAATCATAGCTATGAATCATTTAAAAAAGAAATAGAAACGAACATTATAAACAAATAA
- the purE gene encoding 5-(carboxyamino)imidazole ribonucleotide mutase has translation MNKKTEWRIVMSDIAVIMGSKSDWDTMKEACDVLDELNVTYQKKIVSAHRTPELMFAFAQEAESKGYKVVIAGAGGAAHLPGMVAALTTLPVIGVPVESKSLKGMDSLLSIVQMPGGIPVATTAIGKPGAKNAGLLAAQIIGITDKNIGKNLHQYRQQLKKTVLESGDSFD, from the coding sequence ATGAACAAAAAGACAGAATGGAGAATAGTCATGAGTGATATTGCTGTGATTATGGGTAGTAAATCTGATTGGGATACGATGAAAGAAGCATGTGATGTCTTAGATGAACTAAATGTAACATATCAAAAAAAAATTGTCTCAGCTCACCGGACACCAGAGTTAATGTTCGCTTTTGCTCAAGAAGCAGAAAGTAAAGGCTATAAAGTCGTTATCGCAGGAGCAGGTGGTGCGGCTCATTTACCAGGAATGGTGGCAGCTTTAACGACGTTACCAGTGATTGGTGTACCAGTAGAATCAAAAAGTTTAAAAGGAATGGATTCACTTTTATCAATTGTTCAAATGCCAGGGGGAATTCCTGTCGCAACGACAGCTATTGGTAAACCTGGCGCTAAAAATGCTGGTTTATTAGCAGCTCAAATTATTGGCATTACAGATAAAAATATTGGAAAAAATCTGCATCAATATAGACAGCAGTTAAAGAAAACTGTACTAGAAAGTGGTGACTCTTTTGATTAA
- the purK gene encoding 5-(carboxyamino)imidazole ribonucleotide synthase yields the protein MTLLINSILPSQTVGIIGGGQLGQMMAQSAKEKGFVVGVLDPNDNCPAAQVCDFHIQASYDDISAIKKLANQSDVLTYEFENVDAKVLEPYDNIGKLPQGLKLLKISQNRQFEKEFLVQHSIPVSPFEVIRSVDELKKALKVIGFPSVLKTIIGGYDGKGQIVLRSEEDIKDCQELLKNATCILEKWVSFEKEISVIISNNKRQEISVFPVAENKHVNNILFTSIAPARISEACAKEAISLAKRISKELEACGTITIEMFVTETEELVVNEIAPRPHNSGHYTIESCSASQFDTHILGICQWAMPNIKSFSDAVMVNLIGDEQSKAKQVVSEKNNWNFHFYGKKDEKPGRKMGHITILSNSMSETLTEIQNQDIWQ from the coding sequence GTGACTCTTTTGATTAATTCTATCTTGCCTTCGCAAACAGTTGGTATTATTGGTGGTGGACAACTCGGTCAAATGATGGCTCAAAGTGCAAAAGAAAAAGGATTTGTTGTTGGGGTACTTGATCCTAATGACAATTGTCCAGCTGCTCAAGTGTGTGATTTTCATATTCAAGCGTCATATGATGATATCTCTGCTATTAAGAAATTAGCTAATCAATCAGATGTTTTGACGTATGAATTTGAAAATGTCGATGCTAAAGTATTAGAACCATATGACAATATAGGCAAACTCCCTCAAGGGTTGAAACTATTAAAAATATCGCAAAATAGACAATTTGAAAAAGAATTTTTAGTTCAACATAGTATCCCAGTTTCTCCATTTGAAGTCATTCGTTCAGTCGACGAATTAAAAAAAGCACTTAAAGTGATTGGGTTTCCAAGTGTACTGAAAACGATCATTGGTGGGTACGATGGAAAAGGTCAAATTGTGTTGCGCAGTGAAGAGGATATAAAAGACTGTCAAGAATTACTAAAAAATGCGACATGTATTTTGGAAAAATGGGTGTCGTTTGAAAAAGAAATCTCTGTGATCATTTCAAACAATAAGCGTCAAGAGATTAGTGTGTTTCCTGTGGCAGAAAATAAGCATGTGAACAATATTTTGTTTACTAGTATCGCACCAGCTAGAATCAGTGAAGCATGTGCAAAAGAGGCTATATCACTAGCCAAGCGAATTAGTAAAGAACTTGAAGCATGTGGCACAATTACGATTGAAATGTTTGTAACTGAGACAGAAGAATTGGTAGTCAATGAAATTGCACCAAGACCACATAATTCTGGTCATTACACGATTGAATCGTGTTCAGCAAGTCAGTTCGATACACATATATTAGGAATCTGCCAATGGGCAATGCCTAATATCAAAAGTTTTAGTGATGCAGTGATGGTGAACTTAATTGGAGACGAACAAAGCAAAGCGAAACAGGTTGTCTCTGAAAAAAATAATTGGAATTTTCATTTTTATGGAAAAAAAGATGAAAAACCAGGTAGAAAAATGGGTCACATTACGATATTATCAAATAGTATGTCAGAAACATTAACAGAAATTCAAAATCAAGATATTTGGCAATAA